The sequence TTTCAGTATGGATCGACCGCATTGCATATCTTTTGACGCTTCACCATTTTTCGTGCCTCATGAAAACCTGCCTGTCAGGTCGATTATCGCCGGCAGTTCCCGCAGGAGCATTGCCGAAGCGGAGATAATCGTTGCCGGAGGCCGTGGTATGGGTGGCAAGGATCAGTTCGTTTTGCTCGAAGAGCTTGCATCCCTGCTTGGCGGCTCCGTCGGAGCGAGTCGCTCGGCAGTTGACGAAGGGTGGCGGCCGCACAGCGACCAGATCGGCCAGACCGGCAAATCAGTAGCGCCCGACCTCTATATCGCCTGCGGCATATCAGGTGCTCTGCAGCATCTTGCCGGCATCAGTGCGGCCCGAACCGTAGTGGCCATCAACAGCGATCCGGAGGCTCCGATTTTCGATGCGGCCGATTACGGTATGGTCGGCGATGTACGGGAGGTTATACCGGCCTTCATCGGGGCAGTGAAGGAAGTTTTGCAGAAGAAATGATTAAATGTACTTTGCTGTTATACAATATCACGGATTCCCCAAACCAGCAGGAATGATTAATGTTGTTCAACAATGCGTAAACTTCAGGTAGATATACTCGGTCTTTCCACAAGTCCTCACACCAATGGCGCCTATGCGCTCATTCTCTACGAAATCGAGGGAAAGCGCAAGCTCCCTATCATCATAGGCGGCTTCGAAGCGCAGGCCATCGCTCTCAAGCTCGAGAACATCAAGCCTCCGAGGCCATTCACGCACGACCTTTTCAAGAACATTTTCGACGTGTTCGGGCTGCACGTGAACGAGATCGTCATCGACGAGCTGCATAACGAAACCTTTTATGCCAAGGTCATCTGCGAACTTGGCGGAGAAATCCATGAAATTGACGCGCGGCCCAGCGATGCCATCGCTATCGCCGTGCGCTTCAACGCCCCGGTTTTCGTCACCGAAGATATCATGGATGAGGCCGGTATAAAGGAGGAGCAGAAAGAGGAGGGCGAAGACGAAGAGGCGGAATCAGAACAGACAGAACCCGAAGAAGTTTCCGCAGAGGAGCGGTCACCTGCCGGAAAGCTCGAAGAGTTGCAGGGCAGGCTCGAAGATGCGGTACGTAACGAGCAGTACGAAGAGGCGGCCAGGCTCCGCGACGAGATATCGCGTCTGAAAGGGATGGGGTAAGATTTGTGAGCGGTGAGCGGTGGGCAGTTAGCTGGAAGAGGTTGGCGGTGAGCGGTGGGCGGTGAGCGGTGAGCGGTGAAGCGGTGAGCGGTGAGCGGTGAGCGGTGAGCGGTGAGCGGTGAGCGGTGAGCGGTGAGCGGTGAGCGGTGAGCGGTGAGCGGTGAGCGGTGAGCGGTGAGCGGTGAGCGGTGAGCGGTGAGCGGTGAGCGGTGAGCGGTGAGCGGTGAGCGGTGAGCGGTGAGCGGTGAGCGGTGAGCGGTGAGCGGTGAGCGGTGAGCGGTGAAGCGGGAGTATATAAAAAAAGGAGGCGGTTGCCTCCTTTTTTTATTGTCTGTAATCCGAATGGATCTCAGAGGTTGACTCTCAGGCCGAGCAGTGCGCTGTGGCTGGAGACGTTGGTGTTGTAATCAGCACTTCCCATCCAGGATGCAGCACCGTCATCACCTGCGGTGAAATCGGTGGTAGCGAAGTAACGGTAGCGGGCATCGATCATCACGCCGTCGCCGACAGGGATGGCAAGACCTGCACCAACCTGGTAGGCAAGAGTGACTTCGCTGGCTTCGTAATTGGTATCAACCCATGTCTGATATCTGTGGCTATATCTTTCGCCATCGATGTCAACATTCACCTGAGCGACGCCAACACCGGCCATGGCATAGAGGTCAACGCCACCGAGGTCGATGTCATAGAAACCGTTTGCCATGAGGGAGAGAACCTGTACATCACCACTCAAATAGTCTGAATCCGTTTCGACGTCGTTCTTCTGATAGCCGATTTCAGCTTCAAGACGGGTCGAGCCGTAATCGCAACCGATAGCGCCGACTGCAGTCAGGCCGCTGTCAAAAGAGACCGTAGCAACATCTTTGTAATCGGTGTCGGCATACACGTGCTCAATATCGCTGTCCTGGAACCAGGACATGCCGGCCATAGCACTTACGTAGTGATCGGCAGCCTGAACAGGTGCGCTCCACATGCCGGCAACGAGGAATGCTGCCAAAAGGGAAAGTGATTTTTTCATTGTTTTCTCCATAGGTTTTGTTCTTAGAAATGCAAAAAACAAATAGAAAGCAAGCTTGTGTCAAGCTGTTCTATATTGGCTTAAAGATACACTATTTCCGTTATTTGTCAAAGCTTTCCCTTGCAGTTCCTGCCAGTTCTTTTATTGCGGCAGGAACTGAAGTATTTTTTTATTCAGCCATCGAGCCGAAAGTGAACATGAACTTCCAGCCCTGCTCATCGTCGCCGGGTACTTTGTCGAATCCGTAACCGTAGTCGAGGCCCACAAGGCCGATGATCGGCAGATAGAGCCTGAGGCCAAGTCCTGCCGATTTTTTCAGATCGCTGTAGTTGACCGAGTCGAGATCTTTCCAGAGGTTGCCCGCTTCGAAAAATGCAAGCGCGTAAACGCTTACCGATGGCGAGAGCGTGAGCGGATAGCGCAGCTCCGTGCCGAATTTCGAGTAAACGGTGCCGCCGTAAAGTTCCGAATCGTCATCGAGCGGATCCTCATCG comes from Chlorobium limicola DSM 245 and encodes:
- a CDS encoding electron transfer flavoprotein subunit alpha/FixB family protein, with protein sequence MAHYLVFLEQRGGCISKVSVDAWKSVQQQAAQAGERVSGFVGGPLKPTALGELYGNGTIYHAPDDALSLPPETLLCRILAALVAEVGCTGIVIGATAAGSRLAPCLAEALHASLLGGCTGGSLYSGLCRRYIYSGLVLAAYRPEAPIRIFLQGREQPRSSFFSMDRPHCISFDASPFFVPHENLPVRSIIAGSSRRSIAEAEIIVAGGRGMGGKDQFVLLEELASLLGGSVGASRSAVDEGWRPHSDQIGQTGKSVAPDLYIACGISGALQHLAGISAARTVVAINSDPEAPIFDAADYGMVGDVREVIPAFIGAVKEVLQKK
- a CDS encoding outer membrane protein, translating into MKKSLSLLAAFLVAGMWSAPVQAADHYVSAMAGMSWFQDSDIEHVYADTDYKDVATVSFDSGLTAVGAIGCDYGSTRLEAEIGYQKNDVETDSDYLSGDVQVLSLMANGFYDIDLGGVDLYAMAGVGVAQVNVDIDGERYSHRYQTWVDTNYEASEVTLAYQVGAGLAIPVGDGVMIDARYRYFATTDFTAGDDGAASWMGSADYNTNVSSHSALLGLRVNL
- a CDS encoding bifunctional nuclease family protein, with the translated sequence MRKLQVDILGLSTSPHTNGAYALILYEIEGKRKLPIIIGGFEAQAIALKLENIKPPRPFTHDLFKNIFDVFGLHVNEIVIDELHNETFYAKVICELGGEIHEIDARPSDAIAIAVRFNAPVFVTEDIMDEAGIKEEQKEEGEDEEAESEQTEPEEVSAEERSPAGKLEELQGRLEDAVRNEQYEEAARLRDEISRLKGMG